A genomic window from Methanovulcanius yangii includes:
- the mcrG gene encoding coenzyme-B sulfoethylthiotransferase subunit gamma yields the protein MAYKPQYGPGTSTVAENRRRQMNPAVELEKVREVTDEDVVLVLGHRAPGSAYPTAHPPLAEQQEPDCPIRKIVAPTEGAKAGDRVRYVQFVDSMFNGPSQPYQRTYTECYRFRGIDPGTLSGRQIVECRERDLEAYSKWLIETEMFDPALTSIRGATVHGHSLRLAEDGLMFDMLQRCILGDDGVVRYVKDQIGEALDREVLVGKPMDESWTKAKSTIFHSLVGESYRDDEEYVEYIVRVHTLRTKYGFMPKEE from the coding sequence ATGGCATACAAACCGCAGTATGGTCCGGGTACCTCTACCGTCGCCGAGAACAGGCGCCGCCAGATGAACCCCGCCGTCGAACTTGAGAAAGTTCGTGAAGTCACTGATGAAGATGTCGTGCTTGTCCTCGGACACCGCGCACCTGGTTCCGCATATCCGACCGCACACCCGCCGCTCGCAGAGCAGCAGGAACCCGACTGCCCCATCAGGAAGATCGTCGCCCCGACCGAGGGTGCAAAGGCAGGAGACCGTGTCCGTTACGTCCAGTTTGTCGACTCGATGTTCAACGGCCCTTCACAGCCCTACCAGCGTACCTACACCGAGTGCTACCGCTTCCGTGGTATCGACCCCGGTACACTCTCCGGTCGCCAGATCGTCGAGTGCCGTGAGCGTGACCTCGAGGCATACTCCAAGTGGCTCATCGAGACCGAGATGTTCGACCCCGCACTGACCTCCATCCGTGGTGCAACCGTGCACGGTCACTCACTCCGTCTTGCAGAAGACGGCCTGATGTTCGACATGCTCCAGAGGTGCATCCTCGGAGACGACGGTGTCGTCCGCTACGTGAAAGACCAGATCGGTGAAGCACTTGACCGTGAAGTCCTTGTCGGCAAGCCGATGGACGAGTCATGGACCAAGGCAAAGTCGACCATCTTCCACTCTCTCGTCGGTGAATCATACCGTGACGACGAGGAGTATGTAGAGTACATCGTGCGTGTCCACACGCTCAGGACAAAATACGGCTTCATGCCGAAAGAGGAGTGA
- the mcrC gene encoding methyl-coenzyme M reductase I operon protein C — protein MPIGRVTQVVDCRESMGMGKGGGLAQRGTISECRHPDVIVVGMSPGRRHVTKPVCDITSALRREGVEFSVSTLVLNAGSGVPADAPKIAGSVLGAYFGLSAKEVSQIEQHKVAILHHGNVRSHVVEKVRFILAQADVKAVVVSQAPIDYEDLAKVGVKTAYVMPPEGAIRTKGTVVAIVGGVTRGQTPPREKLSEVIQAVMKEMKKSN, from the coding sequence ATGCCGATTGGACGTGTAACCCAGGTTGTTGACTGTCGCGAATCCATGGGGATGGGGAAAGGCGGTGGCCTTGCCCAGCGTGGCACTATTTCAGAGTGCCGCCATCCGGATGTGATCGTCGTCGGGATGTCACCCGGGCGCAGACACGTTACCAAGCCGGTGTGTGACATTACCTCTGCCCTTCGCAGGGAAGGAGTGGAATTTTCGGTGAGCACACTTGTGCTCAATGCCGGAAGCGGCGTACCCGCCGACGCTCCGAAGATTGCCGGTTCCGTGCTGGGAGCGTATTTCGGCCTCTCGGCAAAGGAAGTGTCCCAGATTGAACAGCATAAAGTTGCAATTCTCCATCACGGGAATGTGCGTTCCCATGTCGTCGAGAAGGTCAGGTTCATTCTGGCGCAGGCGGATGTGAAGGCAGTGGTTGTCTCACAGGCACCGATCGATTACGAGGACCTCGCAAAGGTCGGTGTAAAGACAGCGTATGTGATGCCCCCTGAGGGCGCTATCCGCACCAAAGGTACGGTTGTTGCCATCGTCGGCGGTGTCACGCGTGGTCAGACCCCTCCACGGGAGAAACTCTCTGAAGTCATTCAGGCTGTAATGAAAGAGATGAAAAAATCTAATTGA
- the mcrD gene encoding methyl-coenzyme M reductase operon protein D, with protein sequence MTEADYPQCRIVPLRMLKPESSEKLLNLIVKVPGIRRMMINGPSLPRTVPYGPARGKPNPNTNRRVITVGTSDFELQVQVGSITMEVEDDSVIEEIRALCDAFFEEKKFPYQLQSGRKFMKTQATTADYAKYGPHADPAVIGLTDPRKKEGPIIIQGR encoded by the coding sequence ATGACTGAAGCAGATTACCCTCAGTGCAGAATCGTCCCGCTTCGCATGCTTAAGCCGGAGTCCTCCGAGAAGCTTCTCAATCTTATTGTGAAGGTTCCCGGAATCCGCCGCATGATGATAAACGGCCCAAGTCTTCCCCGGACAGTACCATACGGTCCGGCCCGGGGAAAACCGAACCCCAATACCAACCGTAGAGTGATCACAGTCGGTACGTCCGACTTTGAACTCCAGGTGCAGGTGGGTTCGATCACGATGGAAGTCGAGGACGATAGTGTTATTGAGGAAATCCGAGCCCTTTGTGACGCCTTTTTTGAAGAGAAAAAATTCCCGTATCAACTTCAGAGCGGGAGAAAATTCATGAAAACTCAGGCGACTACCGCTGATTACGCGAAGTATGGTCCGCATGCGGACCCCGCAGTGATTGGGCTCACGGACCCACGGAAGAAAGAAGGTCCGATCATTATACAGGGAAGATAA
- the mcrB gene encoding coenzyme-B sulfoethylthiotransferase subunit beta codes for MAKYSDTIDLYSDDGKLLKSDVVLDKISPLVNPATMKIIDLTKRSIAVNLGGIEAGLKSGKLGKGKILGRELDLPIMANKDAIVGSIKEMLDIEGGETVVNEFKGGNLLLIEVPKARLEAASTYDAAITSVAAATTYAIVDQFNIDAFNASTVKAACWGGYPHTMDMPGAGVSSVLSIPQNNEGLGFALRNIGVNHVVMMTQRNAMQGATLAATLETAGEFEMGGAIGPFERHMLLQYAYQGLNANNLVYDLVKENGQTGTIGTVVQSLVERAIADKVIVPGKKGGYFQFYDTKDPMMWNAYAAAGTMAATMVNCGAGRFAQAVSSTLLYFNDLLEHETGLPGTDFGRVMGTAVGFSFFSHSIYGGGGPGIFNGNHVVTRHANGCAIPCVVAACALDAGTQMFTPEGTSAIMGETYGQIDVFSKPIQQIANGV; via the coding sequence ATGGCAAAATATTCCGACACAATCGATCTCTATTCGGATGACGGAAAGCTGCTGAAGAGCGATGTCGTGCTTGACAAGATCAGCCCGCTCGTGAACCCGGCAACCATGAAGATCATCGACCTCACCAAGAGGTCCATCGCAGTCAACCTCGGTGGAATCGAGGCTGGCCTGAAGTCCGGCAAGCTCGGCAAGGGCAAGATCCTCGGCCGTGAGCTCGACCTTCCGATCATGGCAAACAAGGACGCCATCGTCGGCTCAATCAAGGAGATGCTCGACATCGAGGGCGGCGAGACCGTCGTCAACGAGTTCAAGGGCGGAAACCTTCTCCTCATTGAGGTCCCGAAGGCACGTCTCGAGGCAGCATCCACCTACGATGCAGCTATCACGTCAGTTGCAGCAGCAACCACCTACGCAATTGTTGACCAGTTCAACATCGATGCATTCAATGCATCCACCGTCAAGGCCGCATGCTGGGGCGGATACCCGCACACCATGGACATGCCCGGAGCAGGCGTCTCCTCAGTGCTTTCCATCCCCCAGAACAACGAAGGTCTTGGTTTCGCACTCCGTAACATCGGTGTCAACCACGTGGTCATGATGACCCAGCGCAATGCAATGCAGGGTGCAACCCTCGCAGCCACGCTCGAGACTGCCGGTGAGTTCGAGATGGGCGGTGCAATCGGCCCGTTCGAGCGCCACATGCTCCTGCAGTACGCATACCAGGGTCTGAATGCAAACAACCTCGTCTACGACCTCGTCAAGGAGAACGGTCAGACCGGTACCATCGGTACTGTCGTCCAGTCGCTTGTCGAGCGTGCAATCGCTGACAAGGTCATCGTGCCCGGCAAGAAGGGCGGGTACTTCCAGTTCTACGACACGAAGGACCCCATGATGTGGAACGCATACGCAGCAGCCGGTACCATGGCAGCTACCATGGTCAACTGTGGTGCAGGACGTTTCGCACAGGCAGTCTCCTCGACTCTCCTGTACTTCAACGACCTGCTTGAGCACGAGACCGGTCTCCCCGGCACCGACTTCGGTCGTGTCATGGGTACTGCCGTCGGTTTCTCGTTCTTCAGCCACTCCATCTATGGTGGCGGTGGTCCCGGTATCTTCAACGGTAACCACGTCGTGACGCGCCACGCAAACGGCTGTGCAATTCCGTGTGTGGTAGCAGCCTGTGCACTCGATGCAGGAACCCAGATGTTCACTCCTGAGGGCACCTCTGCCATCATGGGCGAGACCTACGGACAGATTGACGTGTTCAGCAAGCCGATCCAGCAGATCGCCAACGGCGTCTGA
- a CDS encoding 4Fe-4S binding protein — protein sequence MKLVTEGIDALPGVIVEEGARSYTVRLRVPAGVITPGQIKKVADLAQEFGTDMLHLTTRQTIEIPHVTEENVAPLQIALEENGTPIGAEHETVVNITACPGNERCRLANVDSLSLAMDVDKKYFGRDMPVKTRIGISACPNACVSERLCEVGVTGLLKPVRHPEKCTGCGTCVEYCKEDALEVVNGVIILNNDRCIRCGSCVHTCPYDVITAGEPWYQITFGGKRGRHPKLGHHIITVSGVETASKVIDILMYRIYRHAVSGLLLGDQLDDAYLSIILSEIEKKIPPENIVSEW from the coding sequence ATGAAACTGGTCACAGAAGGTATAGACGCACTTCCCGGCGTCATTGTTGAAGAAGGGGCCCGGAGCTACACTGTCCGACTGAGAGTCCCGGCAGGGGTCATCACCCCCGGGCAGATTAAGAAGGTGGCCGACCTTGCTCAGGAATTCGGGACCGATATGCTGCATCTGACTACACGCCAGACGATCGAGATACCTCATGTCACCGAAGAGAACGTTGCGCCTCTGCAGATCGCTCTCGAGGAGAATGGTACGCCCATTGGTGCAGAGCATGAGACCGTCGTCAATATCACCGCCTGTCCCGGGAATGAGCGATGCCGTCTTGCGAATGTCGATTCGCTCTCTCTTGCCATGGATGTCGACAAGAAATATTTTGGCCGTGATATGCCGGTAAAGACAAGGATCGGTATTTCTGCGTGCCCGAACGCGTGTGTTAGCGAACGACTCTGTGAGGTGGGTGTGACAGGACTTCTCAAGCCGGTACGGCACCCGGAAAAGTGCACCGGCTGTGGCACGTGTGTAGAATACTGCAAGGAGGATGCCCTTGAGGTCGTCAACGGTGTCATCATTCTGAATAATGACCGGTGTATACGCTGCGGGTCCTGTGTCCATACCTGTCCGTATGACGTCATCACCGCGGGTGAACCGTGGTACCAGATTACATTCGGGGGAAAGAGGGGACGCCATCCCAAGCTTGGGCACCATATCATCACCGTATCGGGGGTGGAGACGGCATCAAAGGTAATCGACATTCTGATGTACAGAATTTACCGGCATGCGGTGAGTGGTCTCCTCCTCGGCGACCAGTTGGATGATGCATATCTCAGCATAATCCTCTCGGAAATTGAGAAAAAAATTCCTCCGGAAAATATTGTGTCCGAGTGGTGA
- a CDS encoding chloride channel protein: MAVAVDFFMNTVVGINLPSPGQSFESMAGWEAPDSILLLLPVITLGGLVSGYLVWRFCPEAEGAGTDAAISSYHNEGRIRWRVPFIKGISSILIIATGGSGGRLGPVGQISAGFGSMVADMFGLTEKERRIIIAAGFGAGIATIFKAPLGGAVLCGEILYRHDFESEVLIPAFLSSIVGYSIFGYFVGYMPIFATAEMYWTYAQIPFFLIAGLVTGLMGLLYIRTYIASRVSFSGFIESSGLPPYLKPAAGAFLVGVLVIALSLLSPETFLAGIASLGTGYGALQMIIYAMIPLSVLLLLPFMKIVTTSLTIGSGGSGGVFAPALVIGAATGGALGTLLHILLPAYVPAASIPAFAVVGMISLFGGISHAPVAVLIMIVEMTGNLSLFVPAMAAVAVSSIVTWDSSIFLAQVEDRAHSPAHRGDYRIDILQEIGVAGAMITGDAVITVTGDMETNEVLEIIERTGHTGYPVIEEGRLVGIITIGDLRGGTAPDNRSLTVRDCMTTPLITLSTADTLEDAVLLMTGKDMHHIPVVFSNEKDRLAGFLTSTDIMRAYAKALQLDTGAS; this comes from the coding sequence ATGGCCGTTGCAGTGGATTTCTTCATGAATACCGTCGTCGGCATCAATCTGCCCTCTCCCGGTCAGAGTTTCGAGAGCATGGCAGGTTGGGAGGCCCCGGACAGCATTCTTCTTCTCCTGCCGGTAATCACCCTCGGGGGCCTTGTATCAGGCTATCTTGTATGGCGGTTCTGTCCGGAGGCAGAAGGAGCGGGAACCGATGCGGCCATCAGCAGTTATCATAACGAAGGCCGTATCCGCTGGCGTGTACCGTTCATTAAGGGCATCAGTTCTATTCTTATCATCGCGACAGGGGGAAGCGGAGGGCGTCTCGGACCGGTCGGCCAGATATCGGCGGGATTTGGCTCCATGGTGGCCGATATGTTCGGGCTTACCGAAAAAGAACGGCGCATCATCATTGCCGCAGGATTTGGAGCAGGAATTGCAACAATCTTCAAGGCTCCGCTCGGAGGTGCCGTACTTTGTGGCGAGATCCTGTACCGGCACGACTTCGAATCCGAGGTGCTCATCCCGGCGTTCCTCTCATCCATTGTCGGTTATTCAATATTCGGGTATTTTGTCGGATATATGCCAATCTTTGCGACTGCTGAGATGTACTGGACATATGCCCAGATTCCGTTCTTCCTCATTGCCGGCCTCGTAACCGGTCTGATGGGGCTTCTCTATATAAGGACCTATATCGCATCCCGCGTTTCTTTCAGCGGATTTATCGAGTCAAGCGGGCTTCCTCCATATTTAAAGCCCGCGGCAGGTGCTTTTCTCGTGGGCGTGCTTGTTATTGCTCTCAGTCTCCTCTCACCTGAGACCTTTCTGGCAGGCATTGCAAGTCTCGGGACGGGGTATGGCGCCCTGCAGATGATTATCTATGCAATGATTCCGCTCTCCGTTCTTCTCCTCCTCCCTTTCATGAAGATCGTCACCACTTCGCTTACCATAGGGTCCGGGGGGAGCGGAGGAGTCTTTGCTCCGGCACTTGTCATCGGTGCCGCAACCGGTGGGGCACTCGGGACTCTCCTGCATATCCTTCTGCCGGCGTATGTCCCGGCAGCGTCCATACCCGCATTTGCCGTGGTGGGCATGATATCCCTTTTTGGCGGCATTTCCCATGCCCCTGTGGCAGTGCTCATCATGATTGTCGAAATGACCGGTAATCTCTCCCTTTTTGTGCCTGCAATGGCCGCTGTGGCTGTATCCTCGATAGTGACCTGGGATTCGTCCATCTTTCTGGCTCAGGTGGAAGACCGTGCACATTCTCCTGCACATCGTGGGGATTACCGGATCGATATTCTCCAGGAAATCGGGGTGGCCGGTGCAATGATCACCGGGGATGCGGTGATTACGGTGACCGGGGATATGGAGACGAACGAGGTGCTGGAGATCATTGAACGTACCGGGCATACCGGATATCCGGTCATCGAGGAGGGTCGACTGGTGGGGATAATAACCATAGGGGATCTCCGGGGCGGAACGGCCCCTGACAACCGCTCCCTGACAGTGCGTGACTGCATGACGACTCCGTTGATTACCCTTTCCACCGCCGATACCCTCGAAGATGCGGTTCTTCTGATGACGGGAAAAGACATGCATCACATCCCTGTTGTATTTTCCAACGAGAAGGACAGGCTTGCAGGATTTCTCACTTCAACGGATATTATGCGTGCATATGCGAAGGCCCTGCAGCTGGATACGGGTGCCTCCTGA
- a CDS encoding formylmethanofuran dehydrogenase subunit C, translating into MAKITLTATKTPELRLEAENISPDIFAGKSVAEIAQLHVFVGKESQKLGDYFEVAGESGSTAANTTIVINGDVSRVKYIGMKMTDGEVIINGDADMYVGAWMSGGKITANGSVDAFSGLGMTGGELTVKGNAGNYLGAAYRGDWRGMQGGIIRVSGNAGSDIGTFMRGGTIIIGGNVDVHVGTHMEGGTIIVKGDAKSRVGGQMVKGEIYVFGDIEVMMPGFQYRKDVDIEVDGTEGSFALYEGDIGERHGKKKGETIYGQLYMKY; encoded by the coding sequence ATGGCAAAGATTACACTTACAGCTACCAAAACCCCCGAACTCAGGCTTGAGGCAGAGAACATCTCACCCGATATCTTTGCAGGAAAGTCTGTTGCTGAAATTGCACAGCTCCATGTCTTTGTGGGTAAGGAAAGCCAGAAGCTCGGTGACTACTTTGAGGTTGCCGGGGAGTCCGGCAGCACCGCTGCGAACACCACGATCGTCATCAACGGCGACGTCAGCCGTGTCAAATACATTGGCATGAAGATGACCGATGGTGAGGTCATCATCAACGGCGACGCTGACATGTACGTCGGTGCCTGGATGAGCGGCGGTAAAATCACTGCCAATGGCAGCGTGGATGCATTCTCCGGTCTTGGTATGACCGGCGGTGAACTCACTGTCAAAGGCAATGCAGGCAACTACCTTGGAGCTGCGTACCGCGGCGACTGGCGCGGTATGCAGGGCGGCATCATCCGTGTATCAGGCAACGCAGGCAGCGATATTGGTACATTCATGCGGGGCGGGACCATCATCATCGGCGGCAATGTTGATGTCCACGTCGGTACCCACATGGAGGGCGGCACCATAATCGTCAAAGGCGATGCGAAGTCACGCGTTGGCGGCCAGATGGTCAAGGGAGAAATTTACGTATTCGGCGATATCGAAGTTATGATGCCAGGTTTCCAGTACCGGAAAGATGTCGATATCGAAGTAGATGGTACCGAAGGATCGTTTGCCCTGTATGAGGGTGACATCGGCGAGCGTCACGGTAAGAAGAAGGGCGAAACCATCTACGGCCAGCTCTATATGAAATACTAA
- a CDS encoding formylmethanofuran dehydrogenase subunit A, which produces MADYIIRNGFVFDPILGINGDIMDVAVKDGKIVDAGDVTKATEIDASGMTVMAAGVDVHAHVAGPKVNVGRNFRPEDKLFSCSPRSGIKRMEAGFSVPTTIRTGYLYARMGFGFSMEAAMPPLYARHTHEEIVDTPIIDQGALPVFGNNWFVLEYIKENEVENTAAYIAWLLAQTKGYGVKCVNPGGTESWGWGMNCETVDDVVPYFDVTPRQIVDGLIAANEMLGLPHCMHVHGNSLGEPGNYGVTLDTLKIAEGHKPNNEFGRESVLHHTHLQFHCYGGESYASKSFESKSKEVMEYVNSTDNITFDLGVVTLDETTTMTADGPFEFHLSHMNNLKWANTDVELETAAGVVPFIYNPKTFIAGAQWAIGLELGLLIKDPMKAYITTDAPNAGPLMRYPRVYKWLMSAKARDDMLDNVLKYGDSVRERCYIGELDREISLYELAMMTRAGPAKTLGLSHMFGSLKAGLEGDVVVYPYNPESDTDDPEKIEYAFGNCNTLLKGGELIVKDGEVVSNGKQKRTFWVNAKTNENPVVERDISEKFKRYYTVTQNNYAVEGHHYVPNPYVIEVDATK; this is translated from the coding sequence ATGGCAGATTATATTATCAGAAATGGTTTTGTCTTCGACCCGATCCTTGGCATCAATGGCGACATCATGGATGTCGCTGTCAAAGACGGCAAGATCGTCGATGCCGGCGATGTCACGAAGGCAACCGAGATCGATGCATCCGGTATGACCGTCATGGCTGCCGGTGTGGATGTCCACGCCCATGTTGCAGGCCCCAAGGTCAACGTCGGACGGAATTTCCGTCCGGAAGACAAGCTCTTCAGCTGCTCTCCGCGTTCCGGTATCAAGAGGATGGAAGCAGGATTTTCCGTCCCGACCACGATCCGGACCGGGTACCTGTATGCACGGATGGGATTCGGCTTCTCGATGGAAGCTGCAATGCCTCCGCTGTATGCACGCCACACGCACGAAGAGATCGTCGACACCCCGATCATCGATCAGGGCGCACTTCCGGTGTTCGGGAACAACTGGTTTGTTCTTGAATACATCAAGGAGAATGAAGTAGAGAACACCGCAGCATACATCGCATGGCTTCTGGCACAGACCAAGGGCTATGGTGTGAAGTGTGTGAACCCCGGTGGCACCGAGTCATGGGGATGGGGTATGAACTGTGAGACGGTCGACGATGTCGTCCCGTACTTCGATGTTACCCCGCGGCAGATCGTCGACGGCCTCATTGCCGCAAACGAGATGCTCGGACTTCCGCACTGTATGCATGTCCACGGCAACTCCCTCGGAGAGCCCGGCAACTACGGTGTTACCCTTGATACGCTCAAGATCGCAGAAGGGCACAAGCCCAACAACGAGTTCGGTCGTGAGTCGGTTCTCCACCACACTCACCTGCAGTTCCACTGCTATGGTGGTGAGAGCTATGCCTCCAAGTCTTTCGAGTCCAAGTCAAAGGAAGTCATGGAATACGTCAACTCGACGGACAACATCACCTTCGACCTTGGTGTCGTGACGCTTGACGAGACGACCACGATGACCGCGGACGGTCCGTTCGAGTTCCACCTCTCCCACATGAACAACCTCAAGTGGGCAAACACCGATGTGGAGCTTGAGACCGCTGCCGGCGTTGTGCCGTTCATCTACAACCCGAAGACGTTCATCGCCGGTGCCCAGTGGGCAATCGGTCTTGAACTCGGACTGTTGATCAAGGACCCGATGAAAGCCTACATCACGACCGATGCACCCAATGCAGGTCCGCTGATGCGCTACCCGCGTGTCTACAAGTGGCTCATGTCGGCGAAGGCCCGTGATGACATGCTTGACAATGTCCTGAAGTACGGCGATTCGGTCCGCGAACGGTGTTATATCGGCGAACTTGACCGTGAGATATCCCTCTACGAACTTGCAATGATGACCCGTGCAGGTCCCGCGAAGACGCTCGGTCTTTCGCACATGTTTGGTTCACTCAAGGCAGGTCTCGAGGGAGATGTCGTGGTCTACCCGTACAACCCCGAATCCGACACCGACGACCCCGAGAAGATCGAGTACGCATTCGGCAACTGTAACACCCTTCTTAAGGGTGGCGAACTCATCGTCAAGGACGGCGAAGTGGTCTCGAACGGCAAGCAGAAGCGTACCTTCTGGGTTAACGCCAAGACCAACGAGAACCCTGTTGTCGAACGTGACATCTCGGAGAAGTTCAAGCGGTACTACACTGTTACCCAGAACAACTACGCGGTTGAGGGTCACCACTATGTCCCGAACCCGTATGTCATTGAGGTTGATGCAACGAAGTGA
- a CDS encoding formylmethanofuran dehydrogenase subunit B: MAKIVTDVVCPFCGTLCDDLEVALDDSGEKILEVYNACAIGATKFLHSQAEDRLTRPRMKQEDGSWKDVTYDEAVEYTAKMLVDAKKPLMYGWSSTSCSAQSIGSELGEEVGACMDNTATVCHGSTLIAVQDVGVPSATLGEIANRADRVVFWGCNPAHAHPRHMSRYSIFPRGFFTGKGSKSRKMVVVDPRKTDTAKMADIHLQLEQGRDYELLSAIRIAIRGEKLPETVAGIPAKTIKEVADTLKSGRFSVIFFGMGVTHSLGKNHNIDIAIAVTRDLNDYTKAAIIPMRGHYNVTGSGQVWGWQFGYPFCLDLSRGFPRYNPGDSSSNDLLIRDEVDAVFTLGSDPGAHFPVGSVKKIAQLPSVCIDPHITPTSAVSKLHVPVAFVGVEVGGCAYRMDNVPIETRKVVEPPEGMLTDEEFLAKVLDRVKKIKGVA; this comes from the coding sequence TTGGCTAAAATTGTAACAGACGTCGTATGCCCGTTCTGTGGTACGCTCTGTGATGACCTTGAGGTCGCACTTGATGACAGTGGCGAAAAGATCCTTGAGGTCTATAACGCATGCGCAATCGGTGCGACGAAGTTCCTCCACTCACAGGCAGAAGACCGTCTTACCCGGCCACGAATGAAGCAGGAAGACGGCTCCTGGAAAGATGTAACCTATGATGAGGCAGTAGAATATACCGCGAAGATGCTCGTCGATGCGAAAAAGCCGCTTATGTACGGCTGGTCCTCAACGAGCTGCAGTGCGCAGTCCATCGGTTCCGAACTCGGTGAAGAGGTCGGTGCCTGCATGGATAACACCGCAACAGTGTGCCACGGTTCAACCCTGATTGCTGTCCAGGACGTTGGTGTCCCCTCGGCAACTCTCGGTGAAATTGCAAACCGTGCAGACCGTGTGGTCTTCTGGGGCTGCAATCCGGCACATGCACATCCGCGTCACATGTCGCGCTATTCGATCTTCCCCCGTGGTTTCTTCACCGGCAAGGGATCGAAGTCGAGAAAGATGGTCGTCGTCGACCCGCGCAAGACGGACACCGCCAAGATGGCGGACATCCACCTTCAGCTTGAGCAGGGCCGCGACTACGAACTTCTCAGTGCAATCCGTATCGCCATCCGTGGTGAGAAACTCCCGGAGACCGTTGCAGGCATTCCGGCAAAGACGATCAAAGAAGTTGCCGACACGCTTAAGTCCGGCAGGTTTTCGGTCATCTTCTTCGGTATGGGTGTAACTCACTCGCTTGGAAAGAATCACAACATCGACATCGCCATCGCGGTCACCCGTGACCTGAATGACTACACAAAGGCAGCCATCATTCCGATGCGTGGCCACTACAACGTCACAGGGTCCGGTCAGGTCTGGGGATGGCAGTTCGGATACCCGTTCTGTCTTGACCTGAGCCGTGGATTCCCCCGGTACAATCCGGGTGACTCGTCCTCGAATGATCTCCTCATTCGTGATGAGGTCGATGCGGTCTTTACGCTTGGCAGTGATCCGGGTGCACACTTCCCGGTCGGCTCGGTCAAAAAGATCGCACAGCTTCCGTCGGTCTGTATCGATCCGCACATCACCCCGACGTCCGCCGTCTCGAAACTTCACGTTCCCGTGGCGTTTGTCGGTGTTGAGGTGGGAGGTTGTGCATATCGTATGGACAATGTCCCGATTGAGACAAGGAAGGTTGTCGAACCGCCCGAGGGTATGCTCACGGATGAAGAGTTCCTTGCAAAGGTTCTCGACCGTGTAAAGAAGATTAAGGGGGTCGCGTAA
- a CDS encoding molybdopterin dinucleotide binding domain-containing protein, protein MPEIEINLISGRTIDQGVSMENGKEKLAYRNACGIIELDDEEFKKLGAYRNTNVRVTSEYGSVIVKAIQATQGPHPGLGWIPMGPWANAVVDPNTYSTGMPTFKGTPVKVEVASDEPVLDAIALITQECL, encoded by the coding sequence GTGCCAGAAATAGAGATTAACCTGATTTCAGGTCGTACGATTGACCAGGGCGTCAGTATGGAGAATGGCAAGGAAAAACTTGCCTACCGTAACGCCTGTGGTATAATCGAGCTCGATGACGAGGAGTTCAAAAAACTCGGTGCATACCGGAATACGAACGTCCGCGTCACGAGCGAATATGGGAGCGTCATCGTCAAGGCGATCCAGGCGACCCAGGGTCCACACCCTGGCCTCGGCTGGATCCCGATGGGACCCTGGGCGAATGCGGTTGTCGACCCCAACACCTACTCCACCGGTATGCCTACATTCAAGGGCACACCCGTGAAGGTTGAGGTTGCATCCGATGAGCCCGTCCTTGATGCGATTGCGCTCATTACGCAGGAGTGCTTATAG
- a CDS encoding hydrogenase iron-sulfur subunit, whose protein sequence is MADENWNPKIIAIICNWCSYAGADLAGGARIQYPPDIRAIRVMCTGRVDPLFIMKAFQDGADGMLISGCHFGDCHYLEGNYKCAKRMFLVKNVLKNIGLNDKRLRMTFVSASEGAKWGMVMEDVVKTVKELGPSPLSEYQK, encoded by the coding sequence ATGGCTGACGAGAACTGGAATCCGAAAATTATCGCAATCATCTGCAACTGGTGTTCCTATGCCGGGGCTGACCTGGCCGGTGGTGCCCGTATTCAGTACCCTCCCGACATCCGCGCTATCCGTGTGATGTGTACCGGACGTGTGGACCCGCTCTTTATCATGAAGGCGTTCCAGGACGGTGCCGATGGCATGCTCATCTCGGGATGTCACTTTGGTGACTGCCACTACCTTGAGGGCAACTACAAGTGCGCCAAGCGTATGTTCCTCGTGAAAAACGTCCTCAAAAACATTGGTCTCAACGACAAGCGTCTCCGCATGACTTTCGTTTCTGCATCCGAGGGTGCAAAATGGGGTATGGTCATGGAAGACGTTGTCAAAACGGTCAAAGAACTCGGCCCCAGCCCATTGTCGGAGTACCAGAAGTAA